CGGTATGGCCCTCAAGGGAACTTAACTAATGGTCTTCCTCCGCACCTAACCTCTGTAATATTTATTAAATCTGTTTTTCTCCTTGCAGGCCATCGATTCCTGATTCAAGCGATGCCACAAAAATGATTTCATATGGCAAACAGGAGCCTAACCAGGATATTTCATTGTTGTGCGCGAAGTTACTTCCAGTTTTGGAGAGACTCGAATTACTAAACGAGGTATGGTTTATCAATTTCTTAACAAAAGTCAAAGCAGTTGATTGTCTATGAAGCCTTCACCTATAGAAATGACCCCAACTAACTTGGAATTCAAAAGCCTGCAACCTACTTTCTGTCATAATTATTTACGGTCAAGTATAGAAGACAAATACAGTTGAAGTATATTAAAGGTTGCAAATTTGGCCATTGTTAGAACTATCTAGATATGGGTGTTTCCAGTTGAACTCATAAGTCTTtttgttttccttcttcttcgtaaTAATACCTGAGCAATATTGTGTTGATGctggttttttgatttttgtcttTTAGGATAAAACAGGCTACAGTTTAAAGATTTTCCGAAGGCTCTTGTGTTCACTCAAAGAAATGACAATTCAAAGGTTGTCCACCTAATTTTGGGTTCACCCAGTTCTATTTTTTGTTGCCATTGTGTGGAGAATCAGGTGTAGATCTTATACATATATTTCTGTGATGTATAACTAACTGATCCTGTAAAATATGCAGAGATAATGTAACAGTAATAGGCCAAGTTTGTTTCTAATCTTCTCAGTTGAGATAATGTAAAAGTATCGGTAGAATGAAGTACaattattttcttcatcatttcttCTATAGATCATCATTTTCATCCTCCCCATTCCCCAGTTTAAACGAGTTGACCAAAATCTTATTGTAAGAGTTAAAGATTAAAAAAATTGAACTCAACCAAGAATTGTCAGTAAATGCGTTATCCCCAACCCATGCTTGCTAAGGAGTGAGCCAGACTGTATCCCAGGCTCTGTGAATTATGAAATCATCTGCACGGAAGATGTATGATTAAATATTGTTTCGAGGTTACCGCAGGGCTTTATCACACTGGTGGAAGATACTCTGCACAGAAAAGTTGGAGGCAAGTGGCATCCAAAGCCTATTTATAAACCAATTATAGACCAAATTATTAACTCTCTGAAATCTAGAGCCTACTCAGTCTAGTCATGTTGCTCCTAATCAATACAAAAGAAATACAAACCCCTGATGCCGACCCTAATATCTCTTATCTCTTGTAGTGGTCCTAGTGGAAGTACTAGTTGACTCCAAGGTTTTGGATGGTTTTTTAAACGAAAATGATTCATACACAACGTTGTGTGTGTAGCAAAACCGTTTTTTAAATTATTccattttagatattttttttttcaaaatatctATAGAATTACATTTTTCTCATTGGACCGACAATCTTACTCATGAGAGTACTTACCTTGACAATCTCTCCTTATATAAGTGGGAACAGAATATCCTTCTTCCATGGTCCGTTTCATTTCATATATGAGGTTGCTCTGTAAAAAAAAGATAAGATATTTCCAGACAAGAAGATGACTACCACAACCTCCTCCTCCacttcttcaccaccaccacttctgCATACATATAAAGTCCCAAGACATACACCGTTGAACCGAATCTTCGCCGTAGTTTACACAACAGCAATCTTTTCTTTGTTTGTGCACCATTTCATTAATCTCTTGCACTCCTCTAGCACCACCACCTTCCTCCTTCACTTCACCTTACTATTCTCCGATGGAATACTCTCCTTCATGTGGGCGACCACACAGGCATTCCGTTGGCGTCCCATTCACCGTACTGTGTACACTGAGAATCTTTCACAAGTGATCTCCAGTCGTGATTATCCAAAGTTAGACGTGTTTATATGTACTGCGGATCCGTATAAAGAACCACCTATGGGTGTTGTTAATACGGCTTTGTCAGTCATGGCTTACGATTATCCGCCTGATAAGATATCTGTGTATATATCAGATGATGGAGGATCAGAGTTGACTCTTTTTGCTTTCATGGAAGCTGCTAAGTTTGCTGCTCACTGGTTGCCTTTCTGTAAGGTGAACAACGTAGAAGATAGGTCCCCTGCTGTTTATTTTAGTTCTGGTCATTATACTCCAACCACACAAACCGAGGAGCTTAAGGTAGATAATGATTTTTTTTGCCTTTTGGTTATTCAATGATTGATTTATTTCTGGACCTTTCTGGTGCCTTATTGAGAATCTAGGACCACAATTTTCCatttaagagaaaataaaataaaatagtctCCTTGGGACAATGTAGGGTATTAATAATCGTATTATTGAAATCCGGACTTGGTTAGATTCTGTTAGGAGGATGTTTAGAAACGAGAAGCAGTAATCGGAAGGTATCTGGATACACATACACCATATAAAAAAAATGTCTGGGACTCTGTAATTAAGTTAAGAACAAATTTCGAAAATgacttataaaaataaaataattacagTAATTTTTTATAAAGTAATTTTTTCCACAACTGATTTTGGTTATTTACAAGTCATTTTCTATATGGAGTAGATGATGTACGACACTATGAAAATGAAAGTAGAAAGTGTCGTCGAGAGAGGAAGCGTTGCTGatgaatacatcaaaactgatgAACAACGCGAAGCTTTTAACAAATGGACTGCTGAATTTACACGGCAAAATCATCCTACTGTAATCCAGGTATAAAACATGATGTTTTTGTTTTACCCTGTCTGTCTATAGAGAAATTGTTCATTAATTTTTCTAACTTAACACCAATATATATAGGTTCTACTGGAGAACGGAAAAGACACAGACATAACAGGCCTTGAGATGCCAAACCTAGTTTACGTATCCAGGCAGAAGAGTAAAGCTTCACATCACCATTTCAAGGCTGGTGCCTTAAATGTTCTGGTAATTCCTCAAACTAATCACATTTCAGTCTTGTAACTTATATCGCAAATATATTGGTGTAAGTTATGACTTTTTCTTTACCCCTGAAGCTCCGAATCTCGGCTACAATGACAAATGCACCAGTAATCCTGACGCTAGATTGTGACATGTATGCGAATGACCCGAGCACACCCCTTCAATCTCTATGCTTTCTTGCAGATTCAAAAATGTCAAAATATGCTTATGTTCAATTCCCTCAGCGCTTTCATGGGATCAATAAAAACGATATCTACGGAGGTGAAAACAAACGTTTATACCAAATAAATCCTGTCGGTATGGATGGGTTAGCAGGCACCAGTTACGTAGGTAGTGGCGCATTTTTCCGTCGGCGAGCTTTCTTTGGCGGTCCTTCGTCATATGTATCAGCTGAAAAGCCAGAACTAAACCCTGACTATGCTGCAGATAAAGTCATTCATTCAGAAGTAGTTCTGAAAATGGCTCATAGTGTAGCTAGTTGCGAGTTTGAAAATGGTTCCAAATGGGGTCATAAGGTACGTCATTAAGTACAAGTGCATTACACTCGACGTTTAATGCGTGCATAAAATGCGTGACGTTCGATATCTTCATTGTTGTTGTGCAGATTGGTTTCAGATATGGGTCACTGGTGGAAGACTATTTCACAGGTTATCAGTTAAACTGTGAAGGTTGGGACTCAGTATTCTACCATCCAGACAGGGCAGCGTTCTGGGGTGACACCCCTATCAGCTTTGATGGTTCATTGAGCCAAAACAAAAGATGGTCAGTCGGCACCCTTGAAGTGGCTTTCTCTAAATACACTCCAATTATATTTGGAACCAAAGCTAGAGGCATACTAATGGGTTTGGCATATTCCCATTATGCCTTTTGGGGTACTTGGTGCATTCCTATCACCGTTTACGCTTTCATACCCCAACTTGCACTCCTCAACGGAGTTTCGCCATTTCCAAAGGTACGTAAAGGAACCTATTAGTTTCATGCTGCATGACGGTGTGCGCATATGCTTAGAGAATGATAATTTGTTGTGCATTCGTTTCAGGTATCGgatccttggttctacttgtatGTGTTCCTTATCCTTGGATCTTACATGCAAGACTGCCTAGATTTTATGTCAATGGGAGGAACGTTTCAAAGATGGTGGAATGATCAGAGAATGTGGTTGGTCCGAGGAATCTCATCTTATTTATTTGCATCCATCGATTTCTTGGCCGAGTCGTTCGGTGTCTCTAGCTTTGGGTTCAACATAACTAGTAAAGTAGTAGACGATGAACAAAACAAACACTACGAACAAGGAGTTTTCGAGTTTGGAGTCGCGTCGCCTTTGTTTGTACCGTTAACAATGACATCTATTATCAGTTTCGTCGCGTTTTCTGTTGGTGTAACAAGAGTGATTCTGGGGAATGAGAAAATGGAAGAGATTTTGATTCAGCTGGTTTTATCTGGGTTTTGGATGGTGAACTGTTGGCCAGTTTATGAAGCAATGTTATTGAGAAGTGACAGAGGAAGAATGTCTTTGAAGACGACGATTATTTCTAGTATTCTAGCATTTGCTTTGTATTCAGTATCTTGTTGTCTGTCATTCAGAATATGAAGAAGGGACCGGTGGTGTTGTTTTAAAGCCTGTTAAATAATGCACGAGTTCTTGCGCAAGTACTGTTAGTACTTTGGCACTTGTTATTTACatctcttcttatattctctttATTAGAAGCCGAAATAATTCGCGGTGGGCAACGGCGGAGCCAGAATTTAAACGATGGAGGCGCCAATGCCTCCAATTACAAATCAACTTACAATTTACAAGGAAAAAGATATTGAAAATATGATTTCTTTCGGTGAGAATGCAAATTAAAATTGCTTGTACAACGTAACTTGATGTAACAAATGTGGGTGTAAAATACCGTACACCCATGAGTTACGCGAAATAATCCTTCTGATGACAAGCAAAGACGAACGCACACAAGACATTTAAGATGACGCATCAAATGACGTCACCAAGTCACACTAAAAGTATGAAGATCTACGAGGCAGTAAAAAAACCGTACGGCAATGACAAAGTCTACGCGACATTGACGcgcgccagatccgaaaataggggctttattagctgtcctccactatgtaaaggaaccaaccaccataatatgagggagagatctttttggtgaGCTGAGATAGaatatttaggagagagaaagttatttgcttcccaagttaCGGTTTTTTCATAATATATTTGTATTTGTtctaagttttaataaaagattTTAAGTATTTCATCATGGTTTGTTAGATTGTTTCATAGATTATCATTACGGGGTGGTTGTAggaattcctgcaactacaacaaaAACAATATATTCAAAATTGACACGATTGGTAAAGGCTGGTATTAGCGAGAGTGGTGCCATTTCATACAAGAcaaaaaattatgattgattCTAGTTGTTGGATCACTCGAATGGTACCAGCCTTCGGCAGTGAAAGTTAAGAAGATAAAAATAAGCACCCCTCGGGTATTTCAACTAGTTAGTataattaaatatatatattttttaaatcttGAAATTCATATTATCAAACCACGATGGAAATACAGAAATACTATACTATTTTTTTGTGGCGGATTTGGGGAGCTAAGTGTATGTCCTGCTTTAATAGTTGTAATTCAGCTTGTATTTCGATTCAGTTTTAGTAGTCTTTGTAATAGCACTAGTAGCTTTTAGTTATAAATCCTTCAAGGGCAGAGATAAGATTCTATTTCAGGCACCTTCAAAGCTAAAGATACAAGTTGAAGTTATGGATAATGCCATAAAACAAGGAGGTGAACAAATATCGATTGGGCGGTACTCAACAACATCTAGATACATCTCGGGTCAATTGCATCAAAACTTATCGCCAACATCCACCCTTTTATGGACTCAGTAATGTCCATCAAAAGTACATCTTCTCTCGTGAAAATCATTCGTCGCGGGCAATCGTACGCTTGACAACCTCATCCAGGTCCACCCCATCAGTTCCAACATCCACCCACGTTGCAATTTCAATCCGGATGCTCCTATTTTGCTTTACTGTCATGTTTTTGTAATTTCTTGGCATTCTGATCAAGTTGTTCCTGAATTTTTGGGTATTATCTATCCTATCGTTATAGCCTTTTAGTAGATTAATAAATATTATGCTTCAgagaaaatcaaataaataaaataatcaacCCAATTACTATATAGGACTTTAAATAAGACTTTTAATTTTGTTGCTTATATTTTTGTAAAGCATACTATTTATACTTTCTTTTTATTGGAGAATAAGGATTATGACACGATATCTaccgatgttttttttttttttttggagaatcCAATTTATCGCGGGTTGTGGAATCGCAATCCTTAAACTCGATGGACACTTTGcaaatttttattaaaaataaaatggaCACTTTGCAAAAACAAAATGTTGGACAACAATCGAGAGTCTCCGATAGAAGCTGAAgtttctgatcaaaaaaaaaaaaaagattgaagctgaagttaaagctTTGTTAGAAGCAATAGAATGGGCAACTAACCTTCACTTGGAATTATCATTTTGGTATCGGATAACTTGTCTCTTGTTCAAAAAGTAAACAGAGACCAGGGTTCTATTAAGTGGAAAAACAATTCTTATGTAAATGACAGTAAAATCGGCTTTCTACAGTATAGGAAAGTAGAAAATACTAGTCCTAAAAATAAGATATTAGAGTTCATTTGGTCCAGTTGATTATCAACTGTCTATTTGGTCCATttttaatactccctctgtttcaaaaagaccaTCGTCTATTTcattttggtctgtttcaaaattatgtccagcttctgtttatagtcatatttttccaatgaactctctaatatacccttaaattattatatttataaatatttttttaatgggacccaatataaaatattaatgaaaattgtataattaaggaaacaaatatatccttcattccctTTTGTATTTCCTATTtagaatcccataacaatttttggtagtttttattactaacaatTTTATTGAAATAAAATAGGCAAGTAATTAAGGGTAGACATGTAAACtactatggtctccttaatatcttgacaaagtcaaagcggactgtctttttgaaacggagggagtatatatattACCATTCGGTCCTAGAAAGTATGGTTTGGTCCTATGGTGACGTCATGGATagtgtaattgtcatttggtagTGGTAGAAATATCCttttgggaccatatatatactcaattggtaagagagaagaaatcatttatcagatttactttctctttccTCTCGGTTTCTCTCCCTTTTTCCCTGCTGCTGTGATTTTTTCTAAGGTTTTGTTTTTCTCTGCTACTCCAATtaaatgatgaagacgacgaagaagatttgaagattgaTTTACAACGATCTCGTCGATtaaatgatgaagacgacgaagaagaAATGAACTGTTGCTGACGTTGGTTACAGACTtcattctgctgctgctgtttgatTATCTGAAATCAAGTTCAATGTGAAGGATGAACTGATATTAATGTTTGCTTAATTTTTCGTACCTCAAGAAGACAGGAGCACCATACCATTACCTACTACTCTTCAGAGGATACCATTTCTGAGCCAGGGCCGGGCAATAATTGCAGCTAATGCTGCTATATGGGGTGTACTGTGAGAATGTTGCAACGGTTATTGAGAGAAGATAACCAGATGGGACGGACACGGCAGATGTGGATCCACTGATTTTGAGTTGATTTCGGAAATTATGATTAGCACCAAGTCACTTATAAATATATAGATCAATGAGAAAACTTTGTTATTAGGATTTCCAGATTctgctttttttttattttttattcgtGAAACTCGGTTTAGAGAGAAGATTAAaatgttttatttgaatttatatTAGAAATTTAGTATTAGGATTATGATCAGTTAAAGGATATCAAGCGGCCTTGAAATTTTAGTAGGCCTCAAACAAGTCGAGTAAGCCTCGAGAATGGTGTGGGGGGTGTTTTTATCAAAGCGGTAACAGGATAAAACAAACATGTGGAAGTATTTTTGCCAGTTTAGAAACCCATATCGGATGAAGCATCTTTCAACTAAACAAAAAAGAGCACACGGCACATACTTTGATTACAAGTGAATGCAGATTATTACTTGAataaatataacaaaatcaacatGCAATCCTAGTTAGCAAAAGAGAGACATCTTCAATATTTATGTATTTAAAACGTATGTAATTAACTGATTAGAAAGTATGGAAAAACATTAAACATCTTGCACATGAAATGGATCCAGTCAACCTACAGTGAAGGAAACTGTTTCAAAAGGCATGCAGGTGGGCGCAGTTCAAGGGTGGGCTAATTAATATATGATAAACTGTAAAAGGCTGATCTTTTTTCCTGATCTCAACTACACTGTAAAAGGGTGGGGCTAATATATGATTTACTGTAAAAGGCTGATGTTTTTCTCCTAATCTCAAACAACACTGAAAGGACAATTTTACATCTTCAATCACAACTCCAGTAAAAGGACACAACCTAATTCTTCATGTACAACTCTGCCAGCAGAATAACACTTCATCATCAACACCTGAAAGACGGAAAAATAACAATGCAGTTAGCAAGACCCAACAACTAACAGTGCCAACAAACAGCAGAAACCTCCTGTACATGTTATCCTTGCATCCCAATCAACAAAGCATAGACATACACAATGAGAAAAGCAGATATGAATGGTTTATGTCTCAGCTTAATCCAAACTGAAACCAGAGTGCACGACAGTTCACCAAGTCTCAAAGTTTAAAAAGCAAATGAACCCGAACAAAAAACAACTAGTTTCTGTCTTCATATACACTTTGTCAAAGTTCAGAAAGATCACTCCAAATTGAATTCGGGTATTACATTCATGCTCCCACTTTCACATATATTCGGTTACAAAGTTTTGAAAAAGAGAATCAATTCAACATAGCTAACAAAGACATCGACCCATGGTTTCCCTGGTATAAAGGAAAACAAAATCTGACTGTCAACCACGTATTACCTAAGATGCAACACTGACTTCTACTGTCCTAAACAAACCACTTCATTATTTCTCAACAGTCAACAACAAACTGTTTCCCAAACGGTATTACGAGATATAGACCTATAAATACCAACACATCAAACATAGCATATTACTTGATTGAAGTAGGAAGATTTACCTCGTATCACTCTTCGGGTAACAATCCAGTGATTTGGATTCTCATGTTCGCGAACATACTTTCAGTTGCTTCCTTACTTTTTGCAAACTTGTCCATAGCTTCTTTATAGTTCTTTCGGTGTTGAACTTCAGCAGCATTTAATGTCTGTAACATCGCCTTGACAGTGGTTGGGTCAACAGATTGTGGACCAGGTGTACAACCAACATGAGGGAGGGTGGGTGGTCGAGTTTTCGTTACCTTGGTTGCTGCAGGAACTGTTCTCTTCATGGTCTGAGAAGGCACATCAAAACTAACTGTGGATCTGCTATTAACACTTGATCTAGGAGGACGAGTGGAAGCTGCAGCAGGACGTCGTTCATCCAGACGAGGAGTATCCCCAGCCTCCTTTGTCTTGGTAGGGTTTGAAGAAGTAGATGTGCTTGGATCAGGAACGTATCTTAACCCAAGAGCACGAGGACTAGTTTCTTTGCGATCACACCTCCCTTTAAAAGGTGAATCTGCACACACCCAATAGATCTCTGCATAATCTTCGCGTTTGCCTTGCACTAGTCTCCACTTTCCACACTTGCAGCACTTCACACTCACATAGCCAGTATCTGGACTAACATTCTTTTCTCCACCTGAAGTACTCTCCACCACATTCTTATTCCCTGCACCAACAGAACTCTCCTCAACAAGACTGTCACTTCCACCAACTACAGAACTCTCCACCACATTCTTCTTCCCTCCACCTAAAGAGCTCTCCCCAATATTCTTGTCTCCTCCTGCAACTACAGGACTCTCCACCACATTCTTCTTCCCTGCACCAACAGTCACTTCCCCTCCACCTACAACACTCTTCTTCTCTCCTACATTCTTATCAACATTCTTGTCTACTCCACCACCAAAACCTCCTCTACCACCACGACGTCCTCCCTTGCCACCAGATATACCTccatctctaccacctcttcctccactgccaccaccaccaaaacctcCACGACCACTAGCGGCACCACCATCACGGTCTCTTGGTCTGGCTTCTTCAACCGTTAAGGCGGAATCGACAAATTCAGCTCCATTTTAAGTTCCTATATTTTAAGTTCCTTCCCTTGATTCCGAGTTTACCCCTCAACCATGATTAATAGGAGCTAACTGCAGTTATTCTTTTAGCCTGGTTTGAAATATGGGCAGTTATCGTAACCCGAATCCTATATGGGTACTATACATAGCAATTAGGTTTTTTTCGCTATAACTTGCCCTTGTTTATCTCGGTCTTTTGCTATGGTTCTTCTCCATATTctcctttgttttgtttttgcttcgTCAGTCCCTTTGTTACTCTCATTTCTATCATTGAAAACTCTTTTGGTACTCCCGGTGTTAGCTTTATCAAacggggaaattaggctcaggcccaacccatggataacccataatatgaggcccttaattaaaaaaagtttaaatctaggccccgagtttttaaaagaccttgatacccttatgcatattgtcaagcccataattaaataaaatttaaatctaggcccaaaattattaaatctaggcccgaaattattaaaatacagtgcgaaggtgtaaacagaagttacacatgcatatgacatgtgtaaccagaagttacacatccttatgatatgtgtaatgcaaagttacacttgtatatatatgcaaataaatagacatcaaaaaaaaaaaaacacaaaaaaaaaaagttattactttaatattcatttacaataatttcttagcatgtgtaactagaagttacacacgcatctgtttagtgtaattgggagttacatatgtgtctatctagtgtaactgagagttacacatgcatctgacttgtgtattcagcgtcaactccagttccagcgagaccattaccacgtttaagcaattagcttttatgaagttatctaaaacctgaaatataacaacaagcaatcagtatttatacgattaaaatgaacagtacataaaacaatgtatatttcagtttcacaagcatctgactagtgtagctagcggttacacatgcatctgaattgtgtaactgagagttacacatgcatataacatgtgtaactaggagatacacattcatctggctagtgtagctagcagttacacatgcatatgactagtgtaactaggagttacacatacatattgatatgtgtacccaaaatcagtatgtgtaagtaaaagttacacatctaattagcatgtgtaacttgcagatacacatgcatctgaattatgtaactaggagttacacatgcatcagacttagatatgtcaacataaaatcagcaaatccatctctaaatgaataacactagcaaaaacgagaggtgactatcaagcaattaccagtcataaaataatacagttaaacttgcaagtgaatgagaagctcttaattaagatatcactgcttcagcagaaagacgttgttagcactgtattaacagaaagacgttttacagcgctagtctagatgtacctaagccattttcatattatcgatgacgaaggacattttaagcaacagaaagtaaagcttcagacagtaattatactggcagaataataaaaacacctgggaaccttgtgctagcacattaatatcgcaaaaaatgatcacaaaactgattcagcagggtatagatatgaacccaggaaaacaaaatgcatgtgtaatcagtagttacacatgtaaacaatagttacacatgcatattagcataagttacacatacaatcatcatgtgtaactggaaattacacatctaattattatgtgtaactataagtataacctgcatctaattagtctaatctgcatccactactactccctactactaggacttgatgttctttcctcaatttcataaatataaccactataacatatcccatcaaattagcatgtgtaactataagttacatatgcatatcccatcaaattagcatgtgtaactataagttacacatctaatttgcatgtgtaactagtagatacacatttatgtggcttgtgtacctagaagttacatatttaattagcatgtgtaactactagttacacatccatagtctgccaatgctagttaaacgtgcaaattgtcatgcatatggcttgtgtgatgtgcagttaaacagatgtatgagttaagtgaaaccattccagacctatatccatatactacctttcaagaaaaagaagtagctagTCGTAAGTAATCAAGAAGGCTTACTTGATAACGATGTTCACTTTATCTGTCTGGATGTTGTACATCTTCTTGAAAGCATCCTTGTTGAGCTAGTCGTAAGTAGTCAATAAGCACATCAATTGCAGAAATAAAACGCAAAGTAAGCAGATCTATATTATTTACCTTTTGAAATGTAGAGCTTCGGAGCAGAATCATCTAAAGAAATGTAATCAACAGATACACATACTTAAATGCATATATGGCATGTTATTTGTTGTTTCATTAATATGTATGAGTAGTTTGAAACTCATTAAATTACTCAGAAGTCATAttcatgtgtaactaatagttccacatgatatatgcatgtgtaactaggagttatacATGCATTTCACTTGTGtaatttggagttacacatgcacatacaaatgtgtaactaggagttacagatACATATTACGCAAGGGAACTAACAATTTAACATCTTATCACTATTTTAGTATTTTGTATAAACCTACACACCAAATTCTCCAGGAACGATACAAGTACCTCTCAAGCATCGAGTCTCGCTTCATGTAGACCAGTCATGACCTGATTCATTGAGCGGGACTCTGCAAAAAATGATTCAAGTCGTCACCTGCCCAGTTAGAAGAGGTGCATCAGTGGCAAGTTTTGATGCGACGGGTATTGGACAGGCCAAGTCTGCAGAACAAGGAAGCACAGATTTATCATAAATCCTGAAGCcacacataccagctgaaaaCCTAATTCAAAAATAAACTTAAGCTATAACAAGAAAGAATTAGTTTTGACGTATACACACAGTGAGGATTAGGAAAAGAATATAAGCAAACCTATGATAATTGTGTTGAAGTGGCGCATAAAGAGCACATCAA
This DNA window, taken from Papaver somniferum cultivar HN1 chromosome 3, ASM357369v1, whole genome shotgun sequence, encodes the following:
- the LOC113355782 gene encoding cellulose synthase-like protein G2 isoform X1 — protein: MTTTTSSSTSSPPPLLHTYKVPRHTPLNRIFAVVYTTAIFSLFVHHFINLLHSSSTTTFLLHFTLLFSDGILSFMWATTQAFRWRPIHRTVYTENLSQVISSRDYPKLDVFICTADPYKEPPMGVVNTALSVMAYDYPPDKISVYISDDGGSELTLFAFMEAAKFAAHWLPFCKVNNVEDRSPAVYFSSGHYTPTTQTEELKMMYDTMKMKVESVVERGSVADEYIKTDEQREAFNKWTAEFTRQNHPTVIQVLLENGKDTDITGLEMPNLVYVSRQKSKASHHHFKAGALNVLLRISATMTNAPVILTLDCDMYANDPSTPLQSLCFLADSKMSKYAYVQFPQRFHGINKNDIYGGENKRLYQINPVGMDGLAGTSYVGSGAFFRRRAFFGGPSSYVSAEKPELNPDYAADKVIHSEVVLKMAHSVASCEFENGSKWGHKIGFRYGSLVEDYFTGYQLNCEGWDSVFYHPDRAAFWGDTPISFDGSLSQNKRWSVGTLEVAFSKYTPIIFGTKARGILMGLAYSHYAFWGTWCIPITVYAFIPQLALLNGVSPFPKVSDPWFYLYVFLILGSYMQDCLDFMSMGGTFQRWWNDQRMWLVRGISSYLFASIDFLAESFGVSSFGFNITSKVVDDEQNKHYEQGVFEFGVASPLFVPLTMTSIISFVAFSVGVTRVILGNEKMEEILIQLVLSGFWMVNCWPVYEAMLLRSDRGRMSLKTTIISSILAFALYSVSCCLSFRI
- the LOC113355782 gene encoding cellulose synthase-like protein G3 isoform X2, whose amino-acid sequence is MTTTTSSSTSSPPPLLHTYKVPRHTPLNRIFAVVYTTAIFSLFVHHFINLLHSSSTTTFLLHFTLLFSDGILSFMWATTQAFRWRPIHRTVYTENLSQVISSRDYPKLDVFICTADPYKEPPMGVVNTALSVMAYDYPPDKISVYISDDGGSELTLFAFMEAAKFAAHWLPFCKMMYDTMKMKVESVVERGSVADEYIKTDEQREAFNKWTAEFTRQNHPTVIQVLLENGKDTDITGLEMPNLVYVSRQKSKASHHHFKAGALNVLLRISATMTNAPVILTLDCDMYANDPSTPLQSLCFLADSKMSKYAYVQFPQRFHGINKNDIYGGENKRLYQINPVGMDGLAGTSYVGSGAFFRRRAFFGGPSSYVSAEKPELNPDYAADKVIHSEVVLKMAHSVASCEFENGSKWGHKIGFRYGSLVEDYFTGYQLNCEGWDSVFYHPDRAAFWGDTPISFDGSLSQNKRWSVGTLEVAFSKYTPIIFGTKARGILMGLAYSHYAFWGTWCIPITVYAFIPQLALLNGVSPFPKVSDPWFYLYVFLILGSYMQDCLDFMSMGGTFQRWWNDQRMWLVRGISSYLFASIDFLAESFGVSSFGFNITSKVVDDEQNKHYEQGVFEFGVASPLFVPLTMTSIISFVAFSVGVTRVILGNEKMEEILIQLVLSGFWMVNCWPVYEAMLLRSDRGRMSLKTTIISSILAFALYSVSCCLSFRI